The Propionibacterium freudenreichii subsp. freudenreichii genome contains a region encoding:
- a CDS encoding Trm112 family protein: protein MALTAELEMPTTFLEIAACPQCHSKLAVDYEHSELACTNSLCGLAYPVRDGIPILLVDEARSTKKI from the coding sequence ATGGCCCTGACCGCCGAGTTGGAAATGCCGACCACCTTCCTGGAGATCGCTGCCTGCCCGCAGTGCCACTCCAAGCTGGCCGTGGACTACGAGCACAGCGAGCTTGCCTGCACGAACAGCCTGTGCGGGCTTGCCTATCCGGTGCGCGACGGCATCCCCATCCTGCTCGTTGACGAGGCCCGTTCCACCAAGAAGATCTGA
- a CDS encoding SIS domain-containing protein → MSDFDDSTLDDPQALTVADTLMRELASVGARIRTEAAAVTPCSSQGLSSLRGVVTVGKEARLVRAVLEPTSRVPFVAWPFAGLPAWVGALDLVIVLGSGAGDDPSLLSTVGEAVKRGAALIVAAEEDSLVARAARSSATQLVATRTGDPLAAAIAVMSILHDIRLGPEVVPADTAEVADMAAENASPFRDLSDNPAKDLAVALADAQPLVWGGSVLAARAGRRVAEALRRASGRAALASGSEELLLVIEGAPPRDPFADPGAGPALRPVLIILDDQANSPEMDVERQRLVAAARAHDVRVVTLDAGRGSDLDCYVSLLQQGRYGAAYLSIGLGRRLGA, encoded by the coding sequence ATGAGCGACTTCGATGATTCGACCCTCGACGATCCGCAGGCCCTCACCGTTGCCGACACGTTGATGCGTGAGCTGGCCTCGGTGGGCGCACGCATCCGCACCGAGGCCGCGGCGGTGACGCCCTGCAGCTCGCAGGGCCTGTCGTCATTGCGCGGCGTGGTCACCGTCGGCAAGGAGGCCCGCCTGGTGCGGGCCGTGCTCGAACCCACCAGCCGGGTGCCGTTCGTGGCCTGGCCATTCGCCGGCCTGCCGGCCTGGGTGGGTGCCCTCGACCTCGTGATCGTGCTCGGTTCGGGCGCCGGCGATGATCCTTCGCTGCTGTCCACCGTGGGTGAGGCCGTCAAGCGCGGTGCGGCGTTGATCGTGGCTGCCGAGGAGGATTCCCTGGTGGCCCGCGCCGCCAGGAGCTCGGCCACCCAGCTGGTGGCCACCCGCACGGGCGATCCGCTGGCCGCGGCCATCGCCGTGATGTCGATCCTGCATGACATCCGGCTCGGTCCCGAGGTGGTGCCCGCCGATACCGCCGAGGTCGCCGACATGGCCGCCGAGAACGCGAGTCCCTTCCGTGACCTGTCCGACAACCCGGCCAAGGACCTGGCCGTGGCACTGGCCGATGCACAACCCCTGGTGTGGGGCGGATCGGTGCTGGCCGCCCGCGCGGGACGACGGGTCGCCGAGGCGCTGCGCAGGGCCAGTGGCCGCGCAGCCCTGGCCAGCGGCTCGGAGGAACTGCTCCTGGTGATCGAGGGGGCCCCACCGCGTGACCCCTTCGCCGACCCCGGTGCCGGCCCGGCCTTGCGTCCGGTGCTGATCATCCTGGACGACCAGGCCAACTCCCCGGAGATGGACGTCGAACGCCAGCGGCTGGTCGCCGCCGCGCGGGCGCACGATGTGCGCGTGGTGACGCTGGATGCCGGGCGCGGTTCCGACCTGGACTGCTATGTCTCGCTGCTGCAGCAGGGCCGGTACGGCGCCGCCTACCTGTCGATCGGCCTGGGACGCCGACTGGGCGCGTAG
- a CDS encoding cation diffusion facilitator family transporter produces MADESASNGSPATGQPASGEHGGTRATIAALTANLAIAITKLVAWLLTGAASMLSEAIHSFADTGNQILLLIGGRQAKKQANRAHPFGYGRQRYINAFLVAVILFSVGGLFALYEAIRKIGDVAHGEENQLLSSQWWWVPLAVLGVSLIAEGLSLRTAMRETHEARQRHRGVIAFVRRSRSPELPVVMLEDSAALIGLVFALLGVGLTLITGNGLFDVIGSGMIGLLLIAVAVLLGVEMQSLLLGESAMPEVEDAIVAALDQTPGVRGVIHLKTVHVGPEQIMVAAKIDVASSESAEQLADTIDAAEVNIRTAEPMCRYIYLEPDIRDEDYHPARPTTA; encoded by the coding sequence GTGGCGGACGAGTCCGCGTCGAATGGGTCCCCGGCAACCGGGCAGCCCGCGTCGGGCGAGCATGGCGGTACCAGGGCGACGATTGCCGCGCTGACGGCCAACCTGGCGATCGCCATCACCAAGCTGGTGGCCTGGCTGCTCACCGGGGCGGCCTCGATGCTCTCCGAGGCGATCCACTCGTTCGCCGACACGGGAAACCAGATCCTGCTGCTCATCGGCGGACGCCAGGCGAAGAAGCAGGCCAACCGCGCCCATCCCTTCGGCTACGGGCGCCAGCGCTACATCAACGCCTTCCTGGTGGCCGTCATCCTCTTCTCGGTCGGCGGCCTGTTCGCCCTGTACGAGGCCATCCGCAAGATCGGCGACGTCGCGCATGGCGAGGAGAACCAGCTGCTCAGCTCGCAGTGGTGGTGGGTGCCCCTGGCCGTGCTGGGAGTCAGCCTGATCGCCGAGGGGCTGAGCCTGCGCACCGCGATGCGTGAGACCCATGAGGCACGCCAGCGCCATCGTGGAGTGATCGCCTTCGTGCGTCGCTCGCGCTCACCCGAGCTTCCCGTGGTCATGTTGGAGGACTCCGCCGCGCTGATCGGCCTGGTCTTCGCCCTGCTCGGCGTTGGGCTCACACTGATCACCGGCAATGGCCTGTTCGACGTGATCGGCTCGGGCATGATCGGCCTGCTGCTGATCGCGGTGGCCGTGCTGCTCGGCGTCGAGATGCAGAGCCTGCTGCTGGGCGAATCGGCGATGCCCGAGGTGGAGGACGCCATCGTGGCGGCCTTGGACCAGACCCCCGGAGTGCGCGGCGTGATCCACCTGAAGACCGTCCACGTGGGCCCCGAACAGATCATGGTGGCCGCCAAGATCGACGTCGCGTCCAGCGAGAGTGCCGAGCAGCTTGCCGACACCATCGACGCCGCCGAGGTGAACATCCGCACCGCAGAGCCGATGTGCCGCTACATCTACCTCGAGCCCGATATCCGCGACGAGGACTATCACCCGGCACGCCCGACGACGGCCTGA
- a CDS encoding DUF3039 domain-containing protein: MTQLAPGSETITKERTQPLREEGDEERFSHYVPKGKLMEAMVNGTPVVALCGKVWVPSRNPERFPVCPTCKEIWESMKPGKDKGPDA, encoded by the coding sequence ATGACTCAGTTGGCACCCGGCTCGGAAACGATCACCAAGGAACGCACGCAGCCCCTGCGCGAAGAGGGCGACGAGGAGCGTTTCAGCCACTATGTGCCCAAGGGCAAGCTGATGGAGGCCATGGTCAATGGCACTCCGGTGGTCGCCCTGTGCGGCAAGGTGTGGGTGCCCTCGCGCAATCCCGAGCGGTTCCCGGTGTGCCCCACGTGCAAGGAGATCTGGGAGTCGATGAAGCCGGGCAAGGACAAGGGCCCCGACGCCTGA
- a CDS encoding MFS transporter, producing the protein MTNAIESRTGESRTRPNRGLIVAILVGVLAIAFEAYGTATAMPAVAGQFHRLDLYDWAFTIFTIAQVFAIVIGGRMADRTGVVVPLVAGSVIFGIGLLGAGASPSMHFLLAMRGVQGFGGGALNVALMVLVAQAFGEEQRQRLMTAFSFCWVLPSFAGPPIAAAITEKLSWHWVFWGLLPILVAAVVLGAISLRRVELPHGAASFDDLDAPRGPDSRPVPIWAAGVGAGGAALLQWAGHRVDRIDWIVITVAVVGIAALVVALPALMPTGFFRLRPGLASVMPVRGLQSGAFMASESYLLLVLTQSRGFSLQHASYLLCLSAATWCLASWIQAQPWLRLRRDQIIALGAVINTAGLGAMLACVAIEGSPLVILIVGYALGGFGMGLVVASTSLAVMTLSHPAQLGRSTSSLQVAEGMGNSVIVGIAGSFYAALMGHSWQLVFGSVFVVAVTCSAASIISALRIGPVRNDVAGVGPQKSW; encoded by the coding sequence GTGACGAACGCCATTGAATCCCGCACCGGCGAATCCCGCACCCGACCCAATCGTGGTCTGATCGTGGCGATCCTGGTGGGCGTTCTCGCCATCGCCTTCGAGGCATACGGCACGGCCACCGCGATGCCCGCCGTCGCCGGTCAGTTCCACCGCCTCGACCTCTACGACTGGGCCTTCACCATCTTCACCATTGCCCAGGTCTTCGCCATCGTGATCGGCGGACGGATGGCCGACCGCACCGGCGTGGTGGTGCCGCTGGTCGCCGGTTCGGTGATCTTCGGCATCGGACTGCTGGGGGCCGGCGCCTCCCCGTCGATGCACTTCCTGCTGGCGATGCGCGGCGTGCAGGGCTTCGGCGGCGGCGCACTCAATGTGGCCCTCATGGTGCTGGTGGCCCAGGCCTTCGGCGAGGAACAGCGCCAGCGGCTGATGACCGCCTTCTCATTCTGTTGGGTGCTGCCGAGCTTCGCCGGGCCGCCCATCGCCGCGGCGATCACCGAGAAGCTCAGCTGGCACTGGGTGTTCTGGGGACTGTTGCCGATCCTGGTGGCGGCCGTGGTGCTGGGGGCCATCTCCCTGCGGCGGGTGGAGCTGCCACACGGGGCCGCGTCCTTCGACGACCTCGACGCCCCCCGCGGGCCCGACTCGCGACCGGTGCCGATCTGGGCGGCCGGCGTGGGTGCCGGTGGGGCCGCACTGCTGCAGTGGGCCGGTCACCGGGTGGACCGCATCGACTGGATCGTCATCACCGTGGCGGTGGTGGGGATCGCCGCCCTCGTCGTGGCGCTGCCCGCCCTGATGCCCACCGGGTTCTTCCGGTTGCGGCCGGGCCTGGCCTCGGTGATGCCGGTGCGCGGCCTGCAATCGGGTGCCTTCATGGCCTCGGAGAGCTATCTGCTGCTGGTGCTCACCCAGTCCCGCGGGTTCAGCCTGCAACATGCCAGCTATCTGCTGTGCCTCAGCGCGGCCACCTGGTGCCTGGCCTCCTGGATCCAGGCGCAGCCGTGGCTGAGGCTGCGACGCGACCAGATCATCGCGCTGGGTGCCGTGATCAACACGGCCGGCCTGGGCGCCATGCTCGCCTGCGTCGCCATCGAGGGGTCTCCACTGGTCATCCTGATCGTCGGCTACGCGCTGGGCGGGTTCGGCATGGGCCTGGTGGTGGCCAGCACCTCGCTTGCCGTGATGACGCTGAGCCATCCCGCCCAGTTGGGACGCTCCACCTCGTCGCTGCAGGTGGCCGAGGGCATGGGCAACTCGGTGATCGTGGGCATCGCCGGATCGTTCTACGCCGCGTTGATGGGCCATTCGTGGCAGCTCGTCTTCGGATCGGTGTTCGTGGTGGCCGTCACCTGCTCGGCGGCCTCGATCATCTCGGCGCTGCGCATCGGGCCCGTGCGCAATGACGTGGCAGGGGTGGGCCCCCAGAAGTCCTGGTGA
- a CDS encoding DUF2510 domain-containing protein: MSDSTFQPDNQPGQSGSGPTLPPAGWYPDPADSGSQRYWDGKDWTNESRRLQPAGWYADPAGSQLERYWDGNAWTEQTRPPAPAAPQAGPAARAAANPAAPGTQQAPTYGQQAPGGYGQPAAPYGQATGPQGQPVGAQGQPGTNPYGPQGYPAAGAPPYYRSQGGFTPYGVPQTADGVRLAGWWARFGSLIVDGIVLNIINSIVLWLLSSTISGGMERWWNDIMSAAASGNTSAVPLPTDPQYGHSFVILLTVSVVISFAYSVLLQKFFAATLGQMLFGLRVVPVDHGTGPYRLSWSTALIRNGVYALIQAASYVVGFLIVVNGLWPLFQRRRQTWHDMVARTQVVSIRP; the protein is encoded by the coding sequence GTGAGCGATTCCACCTTCCAGCCTGACAACCAACCCGGCCAGAGCGGTTCGGGCCCGACGCTGCCCCCCGCGGGGTGGTACCCCGACCCGGCTGACTCCGGCTCCCAGCGCTACTGGGACGGCAAGGACTGGACCAATGAGTCGCGCCGCCTGCAGCCGGCCGGCTGGTACGCCGATCCGGCGGGCAGCCAGCTGGAGCGCTACTGGGACGGGAACGCCTGGACCGAGCAGACGCGTCCGCCGGCGCCGGCCGCCCCGCAAGCGGGCCCTGCGGCCCGGGCCGCGGCGAACCCCGCCGCGCCGGGAACCCAGCAGGCACCCACCTACGGGCAGCAGGCTCCCGGCGGCTACGGCCAGCCGGCGGCCCCCTATGGCCAGGCGACCGGCCCGCAGGGCCAGCCCGTCGGGGCACAGGGTCAACCGGGCACCAATCCCTATGGGCCACAGGGCTATCCCGCAGCCGGGGCGCCGCCCTACTACCGCAGCCAGGGCGGATTCACCCCCTATGGGGTGCCCCAGACCGCCGATGGCGTGCGACTGGCCGGATGGTGGGCCCGCTTCGGCTCGCTGATCGTCGACGGCATCGTGCTCAACATCATCAACTCGATCGTGTTGTGGCTCCTCAGCTCGACCATCAGCGGTGGCATGGAGCGTTGGTGGAACGACATCATGTCCGCCGCGGCGAGCGGCAACACCTCCGCCGTGCCCCTGCCGACCGACCCGCAGTACGGCCATAGTTTCGTGATCCTGCTGACGGTCAGCGTGGTGATCAGCTTCGCCTACAGCGTGCTGCTGCAGAAGTTCTTCGCCGCCACACTGGGACAGATGCTGTTCGGGCTGCGCGTGGTGCCGGTCGACCACGGCACGGGTCCCTACCGGTTGTCCTGGTCCACGGCCCTGATCCGCAACGGCGTCTACGCGCTCATCCAGGCCGCAAGTTACGTCGTCGGCTTCCTGATCGTCGTCAACGGCCTGTGGCCGCTGTTCCAGCGTCGCCGCCAGACCTGGCACGACATGGTGGCCCGCACCCAGGTCGTCTCCATTCGTCCCTGA
- the malQ gene encoding 4-alpha-glucanotransferase, whose protein sequence is MAHSDAALAQLAEQYGIATEFWDWKGRHTEVDDASVIAVLGAMGVDASSPHAIDSALAARRDQAWRAMLPPVTVARAGAVPYVNLHVHDGRPARLVVRLEDGGQRDANQVDNWEPPRNIDGQMIGEATFQLPGDLPLGYHRLILDSDDRHAEATLIITPPHLAWPERMKNSRVWGYAAQLYSVRSRQSWGVGDFADLAALSAWSAAEQQADYVLINPVHAAESIPPMEPSPYLPTSRLFVNPIYVRPETVVEYTDLDDSDRARVGALLSSLRGELVGDDQIQRDKCWDHKRRALKIIWSAGRSDDRQMRFDAFRHHQGRMLRDFATWAVLCEHLGGDWRTWEPRFRHPDSPDVGAFRQAHLAEVDFHEWLQWVAAQAQSDAQETATDAGMAMGVITDLAVGVGQSSADVWMMQDLYAPGMTVGAPPDAYNQLGQGWGQPPWRPDRLEASAYAPFRTMVRNALGHAGGVRIDHIIGLFRLWWVPEGMGPAQGTYVRYDHEAMVGILALEAQRAGAVVIGEDLGTVEAWTRGYLAERGILGTSVLWFEEDDQGNPVPAEQWRALTMASVNTHDLPPTAGYLTKAHVALRDRLGLLTEPLERENELADQELERWRAYLESRGALDPSVVDPVERMVLGLYKVLTWTPSRVLNATLVDAVGDARIQNQPGTVNQYPNWRVPLCGADGKPLLLEDVYAMERPMRLSAVLNGLDTTPEPWRRSTNPESRPLEDRA, encoded by the coding sequence ATGGCGCACAGTGACGCCGCTTTGGCGCAACTCGCCGAGCAGTATGGGATCGCCACGGAGTTCTGGGACTGGAAGGGCCGTCACACCGAGGTGGACGACGCCTCGGTGATCGCCGTGCTCGGCGCTATGGGCGTCGATGCATCCAGTCCCCACGCCATCGACAGCGCGCTGGCCGCACGCCGCGACCAGGCCTGGCGCGCCATGTTGCCGCCCGTCACCGTGGCGCGTGCCGGGGCCGTGCCCTATGTCAACCTGCATGTGCACGACGGGCGCCCCGCCCGGCTGGTGGTGCGCCTTGAGGACGGTGGCCAGCGCGACGCCAACCAGGTGGACAACTGGGAACCGCCCCGCAACATCGACGGACAGATGATCGGTGAGGCCACCTTCCAACTTCCCGGCGACCTGCCGCTGGGCTACCACCGGCTGATCCTCGACTCCGATGACCGCCATGCCGAGGCGACGCTCATCATCACCCCGCCGCACCTGGCCTGGCCCGAGCGCATGAAGAACTCGCGGGTCTGGGGCTACGCCGCCCAGCTCTACAGCGTGCGCTCACGCCAATCGTGGGGAGTGGGCGATTTTGCCGACTTGGCCGCCCTGTCGGCATGGTCCGCCGCCGAGCAACAGGCCGACTATGTGCTCATCAACCCCGTGCATGCGGCCGAGTCGATTCCGCCGATGGAGCCGTCGCCCTATCTGCCCACGAGCCGGCTGTTCGTCAACCCGATTTACGTGCGTCCCGAGACAGTCGTCGAATACACCGACCTCGACGATTCCGACCGCGCCCGGGTGGGCGCCCTGCTGAGCTCGCTGCGGGGGGAACTGGTCGGCGACGACCAGATCCAGCGTGACAAGTGCTGGGACCACAAGCGGCGTGCGTTGAAGATCATCTGGTCGGCAGGTCGCAGCGACGACCGGCAGATGCGCTTTGACGCCTTCCGCCACCATCAGGGCAGGATGCTGCGCGACTTCGCCACCTGGGCGGTGCTGTGCGAACACCTCGGGGGAGACTGGCGCACCTGGGAGCCCCGCTTCCGCCATCCCGATTCACCCGATGTGGGGGCGTTCCGGCAGGCGCACCTCGCCGAGGTCGACTTCCACGAATGGCTCCAATGGGTGGCGGCGCAGGCGCAGTCCGACGCCCAGGAGACCGCCACCGATGCGGGCATGGCCATGGGCGTGATCACCGACCTTGCCGTGGGCGTGGGGCAGTCGAGCGCCGATGTGTGGATGATGCAGGACCTGTATGCCCCCGGCATGACCGTCGGCGCCCCACCCGATGCCTACAACCAGCTCGGGCAGGGCTGGGGCCAGCCGCCGTGGCGTCCCGATCGGCTCGAGGCCTCGGCCTATGCCCCCTTCCGCACCATGGTGCGCAATGCGCTCGGCCACGCCGGTGGCGTGCGGATCGACCACATCATCGGCCTGTTCCGCCTGTGGTGGGTGCCCGAGGGGATGGGGCCGGCCCAGGGCACCTATGTGCGCTATGACCATGAGGCGATGGTCGGCATCCTCGCGCTGGAGGCCCAACGGGCCGGCGCCGTGGTCATCGGCGAGGACCTGGGCACCGTCGAGGCGTGGACCCGTGGTTACCTTGCCGAACGCGGCATCCTGGGCACCTCGGTGTTGTGGTTCGAAGAGGACGACCAGGGCAATCCGGTGCCTGCCGAGCAGTGGCGGGCGCTCACGATGGCGTCGGTCAACACGCACGACCTGCCGCCGACCGCCGGATACCTCACGAAGGCCCACGTGGCCCTGCGCGACCGGCTCGGGCTGCTCACCGAGCCGCTGGAGCGTGAGAATGAGCTGGCCGACCAGGAGCTGGAGCGCTGGCGGGCCTACCTGGAGTCGCGCGGGGCGCTTGATCCGTCCGTCGTCGATCCCGTGGAACGCATGGTGCTCGGGTTGTACAAGGTGCTCACCTGGACCCCCTCGCGCGTGCTCAATGCCACCCTGGTCGACGCGGTGGGCGATGCGCGCATCCAGAACCAGCCCGGCACCGTCAACCAGTACCCGAATTGGCGGGTGCCGTTGTGCGGGGCAGACGGCAAGCCCCTGCTGTTGGAGGACGTCTACGCCATGGAACGCCCGATGAGGCTGTCGGCCGTGCTGAACGGCCTGGACACGACACCCGAGCCATGGCGGCGCTCCACCAACCCGGAGTCGCGGCCGCTCGAGGACCGGGCATGA
- a CDS encoding o-succinylbenzoate synthase — translation MKSAALTHVQVPEALRRRGIDEVLVFQAGLRHRFRRIEVRDGLLLHGEQGWGECSPFWDYGATESASWLHAGLEAATRPLPAPVRDLVEVNVTIPVVSPTQARRLIAASGGCMTAKVKVADPGSDLRQDCARVAAARAELGPEGRIRVDANAAWSVDEAVAAVIELDAAAEGLEYVEQPCPSVEELARVRRRITVPVAADESVRRADDPVAVARAGAADIVIVKAQPLGGVARALDVVDRAGLDAVVSSALDTSVGLGIGTALAASLPRLGHACGLATIELFTGDVTTSPLLPEGGALVPRRVEADQPVHQDVPRALVDRWVERLTAICHEL, via the coding sequence ATGAAGTCCGCCGCGCTCACCCATGTGCAGGTGCCCGAGGCGCTGCGCCGCCGCGGCATCGACGAGGTGCTGGTCTTTCAGGCCGGGCTGAGGCATCGCTTCCGTCGCATCGAGGTGCGTGACGGGCTGCTCCTGCACGGCGAGCAGGGCTGGGGGGAGTGCTCGCCGTTCTGGGACTACGGCGCGACGGAGTCCGCGAGCTGGTTGCATGCGGGCCTGGAAGCCGCCACCCGGCCGTTGCCCGCCCCCGTGCGCGACCTCGTCGAGGTCAATGTGACGATCCCGGTGGTCTCACCGACCCAGGCGCGGCGGCTGATCGCGGCCAGCGGTGGTTGCATGACCGCGAAGGTGAAGGTGGCCGACCCGGGATCTGACCTGCGCCAGGACTGCGCCAGGGTTGCTGCCGCGCGCGCCGAGCTGGGGCCCGAGGGCCGCATCCGCGTGGACGCCAATGCTGCCTGGTCGGTCGACGAGGCAGTGGCTGCGGTGATCGAGCTCGACGCAGCAGCAGAGGGCCTTGAGTACGTGGAACAACCCTGCCCCAGCGTCGAGGAACTCGCCCGGGTGCGCCGACGCATCACCGTGCCCGTCGCGGCGGACGAGTCGGTGCGCCGCGCCGACGATCCGGTGGCCGTCGCCAGGGCCGGGGCCGCCGACATCGTGATCGTCAAGGCGCAGCCGCTCGGTGGCGTGGCACGCGCCCTGGACGTGGTCGATCGGGCCGGCCTGGATGCCGTGGTCTCCTCGGCCCTGGACACCTCGGTCGGACTGGGCATCGGCACCGCCCTGGCAGCGTCCCTGCCGCGGCTGGGCCATGCCTGTGGGCTGGCCACCATCGAATTGTTCACCGGCGATGTCACCACGAGTCCACTCCTGCCCGAGGGCGGGGCCCTCGTGCCCCGACGCGTCGAGGCGGACCAGCCGGTGCACCAGGACGTCCCCCGGGCCCTGGTCGATCGGTGGGTCGAGCGACTCACCGCCATCTGCCACGAGCTCTAG